A genomic window from Pyxicephalus adspersus chromosome 2, UCB_Pads_2.0, whole genome shotgun sequence includes:
- the NUDT5 gene encoding ADP-sugar pyrophosphatase isoform X1: MENQNSEAASTPRKDTIIKEETLIKGKWVQLEETTYVDHEGKTRTWETVKRTTRREGNDADGVAIIPVLLRTLHYDCMVLIKQFRPPLGCYCLEFPAGLIDENETAEQAALRELEEETGYKGEVVECSPVSCLDPGLSNCTTYVVTVHINGEEFANFKPKPKLEFTETILIPKQDLRKRIDEMVAKEKLVVDARVYTYALALEHAVAKPFELPFLKG, encoded by the exons atggaaaatcaaaattCAGAAGCTGCATCAACACCTAGAAAAGACACCATCATAAAGGAAGAG acattaataaaaggaaaatgggtGCAGCTTGAGGAAACCACATATGTGGACCATGAAGGAAAAACCAG AACATGGGAAACTGTAAAACGTACAACTAGAAGAGAAGGAAATGATGCAGACg GTGTAGCAATAATACCAGTACTGCTGAGAACTCTTCATTATGATTGTATGGTGCTAATAAAACAGTTTCGGCCTCCTTTAGGCTGCTACTGCCTGGAATTCCCTGCAG GCCTAATTGATGAGAACGAGACTGCAGAACAAGCAGCACTTCGAGAACTGGAGGAAGAAACTGGTTACAAAGGTGAAGTCGTTGAATGCTCTCCGG TGTCTTGTTTGGATCCCGGATTGTCAAATTGTACAACGTATGTTGTAACTGTGCACATAAATGGCGAAGAATTTGCAAATTTCAAACCTAAACCCAAGCTTG aattCACAGAAACTATTTTAATACCAAAACAAGACCTGCGCAAGCGCATTGATg aGATGGTGGCAAAGGAGAAGCTGGTGGTTGATGCAAGAGTCTACACATATGCTTTGGCCCTGGAACACGCTGTTGCTAAACCTTTCGAACTGCCATTCTTAAAGGGTTAG
- the NUDT5 gene encoding ADP-sugar pyrophosphatase isoform X2, whose translation MENQNSEAASTPRKDTIIKEETLIKGKWVQLEETTYVDHEGKTRTWETVKRTTRREGNDADGVAIIPVLLRTLHYDCMVLIKQFRPPLGCYCLEFPAGLIDENETAEQAALRELEEETGYKGEVVECSPVSCLDPGLSNCTTYVVTVHINGEEFANFKPKPKLADGEFTETILIPKQDLRKRIDEMVAKEKLVVDARVYTYALALEHAVAKPFELPFLKG comes from the exons atggaaaatcaaaattCAGAAGCTGCATCAACACCTAGAAAAGACACCATCATAAAGGAAGAG acattaataaaaggaaaatgggtGCAGCTTGAGGAAACCACATATGTGGACCATGAAGGAAAAACCAG AACATGGGAAACTGTAAAACGTACAACTAGAAGAGAAGGAAATGATGCAGACg GTGTAGCAATAATACCAGTACTGCTGAGAACTCTTCATTATGATTGTATGGTGCTAATAAAACAGTTTCGGCCTCCTTTAGGCTGCTACTGCCTGGAATTCCCTGCAG GCCTAATTGATGAGAACGAGACTGCAGAACAAGCAGCACTTCGAGAACTGGAGGAAGAAACTGGTTACAAAGGTGAAGTCGTTGAATGCTCTCCGG TGTCTTGTTTGGATCCCGGATTGTCAAATTGTACAACGTATGTTGTAACTGTGCACATAAATGGCGAAGAATTTGCAAATTTCAAACCTAAACCCAAGCTTG CGGATGGAG aattCACAGAAACTATTTTAATACCAAAACAAGACCTGCGCAAGCGCATTGATg aGATGGTGGCAAAGGAGAAGCTGGTGGTTGATGCAAGAGTCTACACATATGCTTTGGCCCTGGAACACGCTGTTGCTAAACCTTTCGAACTGCCATTCTTAAAGGGTTAG